The genomic stretch AGGGATAAAGACCAAATGTGAAATTttacaaccaaaacaaaaagtagtAAGTGGTTATCATAGTTTTAAACTGGCTCATAGTAACAAttgtgttgagtttgaatgtacgttgtaagtaagtaagtaagttcCAGATAGATGCAgcagaaaaactgaaagcaGTGATGCAAATATTTTGACTCATGATAAAACTTATCTGAGGCATAGTAGTAAGAAATATAAAGATCTTTAATCAGAGAGCTGAGCTGGTTTGCAAAGCAACTGAAGCATGCCACATTTGACAGATATTGGTATCACTTTCTCATAGGGGCCAGTCTTCTTTCACACACCGATCAAAACAGACATTCCCATTCTCAAAAATCATCTGATCGAAGTACCATGATAACGTGTCAATATTTTAGCACAAGtcaagacaaataaaatatagtGTAGTGTATGGTGTATGTGAGAGTATGCCATAAATAATGATCTAACTATAATTGTCCACCACAGCAGTTTTTCATAATTCAGTATTCGTCCAGGAAACATTGAGCATAAAGCTATCACTTGAACATGTAGAATAATTACGATGTGAACAATTTAATAAAGTCCTGAGGTTTGGAGGCATGTTGCTTTTCAAGACTTTATTAATGAAAAGAAACCAATGCACATCTCTTCTCACAGATAAAGGTGCCAGTCCCACCTAATGAAATGCAATGATGGGTGGATTAACTGTTACCTGTAATGTGTCTGAGTGCAGATTGATaaactgtatacatatttcctctATGTTCTTATTGTATTTTGATAGAGACTAAGAAATAAATACGTATGATCATTATGtccttgctaaaataaagtttaaggtggcctgagacttttgcacagtactatAAATGTTCCCTGTGGCCTGCGCGTTTGTTTCACGACAGTGTAACCTGCGGCTTTAAGGATTCCTGGAGGTCTTGGGCCACTTTGCCTAATTGGTAATCCAGCCTTGGCTTGGCTTCctgtttttaggatttacaAATGCTTTGTAGTCTATCTGTAAGCAAAGCTATTCCTGAAAAACTGACTTGTTAGATGTTCAGACGCAGGTATTGGCAGATTAGCAgatattggtttattttttattttttgatgatatgtaacaactcatttggctgatgtcctcctttcctttcttcGAGGTTCCTTTGATGGCCGGGCGACCATCAACGGGGCCACGGTGACGCTGCAAAGGGTGACCCAGGAGGATGCTGGGGAGTACCGCTGTGAGATCAGTGCTCCTCATGACACCGTCAACCTGGGCGAGACCAACGTCACACTCAAAGTCCTGGGTACGACTGAAAGAGAATCAACAATTAAAGGTTTTAGGAGATTGGCTTGTATTTCCagctttttcttgtttctttaactttttctttgtaCTGTCCTGCAGTGCCCCCACAAATCCCATCCTGCGAAATCCCCAGCGGGGCAGTGACGGGCTCAGTGGTGCAGCTGCGCTGTAGGGACCAGCAGAGCATCCCACCTGCTACATACTCCTGGTTCAAGGACAACCAGCTGATCAAACCGCCACGCCACGCCAACGCCACCTACCTAATCAACTCACACACAGGAATACTGGTGGGCAATACACCCGTCTTATGATATGAAAGTTGACTGTTATATTGTGTACATGTGCAGATTTAGGATattggagatttttaaaaaaagcaactagATTATAATCTCATCCTTATTGTAGTTATTTTCAAACTTATCACACATActtcatcataaaaatgttttcaattttcACTTGAGTTTAGAGCGCTCTTTGGttttctccttccctctccaTCTCTAATGCAGGAGTTTAAAGCAGTAGCCAAAGAGGACACCGGTCGATACAGCTGCCAGGCCTCGAACGGAGTGGGACAGCCCAAGAAGTGCGAGGGCAAGCACATGACGataggtctgtgtgtgtgtgtgtgtgtgtgtgtgtgtgtgtgtgtatcgggggaggagggggggttgtgtgtgtgtttttctataCTTCCTCCTGCCTCTTCACCACAGCTTTCAGCACTGCAGAAAATCAGAGATGCAGTGGAGAGGAAAGGCCTCCGAAAACCCATTTCACCCTGTTTCTATAATCTGAAGCACCTTAAGGACTGACCTTAAAATTTGAACTTCTGTACCCTTTTTGGGACAAATTACATGGTCTAAAATGAGGCTGTTttgttggaaaatgtcattagctttttaatgaattatatAATGTACTCTAGGTTAATGCAAGCAACCATTTTATGCACTTAATAAATTATAGGAAATGTTATTACAGTACAGGAGAAGGCATTAGACGGAGATACATTAAAACATGGCCTTCGTGTTGACATACGGAGACTTAATGGTTACCACAGTTAGGAGTTCATAtatttcctcctcttttgtGGGGTACGGCTTTAATAAATTGAAACTGGAGAGCATCCCGATTGGTTATTTGGGAGGAAGCGTCAAATACTGGACAAAAGTATTTGTACCGCGTTTGATTTGTACTTgtatacagggttcccacagatccttaaaaagtctttaattcattcatctaaaaataaagcctggcattaaaaaagtctttaaaagtattagatttaatttgcattaagctgtaggaaccctgcttGTATGTGTGATTTTGATTTATAGCTGTAAACTTTGGACTCATTATTGTGTTCTTTGTGTACTTTTTCAACCCAGAAAATTGACTTTCAACTTGAAAACCTTATTTTTGGCTTCCAAAATGTGATCTATttgttcagatatttttttgaacaatgtgtgtgtttttttttttttttgtaacgtAAAGTTTCTTTTGTAATATAACCAAGGTCAGTGTGGACCGTAAGGATATATCttatataacatttaaatagtCTATGTTACTTCTAAAACCctggaaagaaattaaaaaaaacatatacaaatatatgcACATGCATGTACATACATATAAGTTCAGATATTTCTTAAccgatttaaatatttaaattcatttgaTCAAAACATTCTTACACTTTCACACATTTGAATGTGCtcatataaatattttcacacattcaGATATGGTCATCCACATCCACAATCCTTTTGTCACTATTTTGACTCCATACCACTGCATATGGGAAACAGACCATGACTCTTTGTCCCCCTCTCGCCTCCAGAGGACGTCAATGTCTCTGCTGTAGTGGCAGCTGTGGTGGTGGTCTGCCTGGTCATCATCATCTGTGGATGCGGGGGACTCCTCTTACACCGTAATGGTTTCTTCAGCCGTGAGTTTGTCTCTTAAGTTAGattgtttgctgtgttttttcagccaAACAACCACTTTATCTCCTTGCACGAGCATTAATTAATAGTTTTCTGAGAAATATATAAACTCTGACATTGACTGTTTTCCATCACATGCTCCTCTTGACTCATCCATCAGCAGGACACAGAGGAAGGTAAGAGCTTTGTGATTGCATTAACATCGATGTGAACAAACACAGGCTAATACACCACACACTTAGGATGTGGGGAGGCGGGGGAGGCTGTGGGGGAGGCTGCGTGGGTTGTTGTTGCACTTAGACTGCGTGTCTGTGTGCTGAGTCAGGACAGTATACAGTGACAGCTGTGGtggtgtgtgtctcagtgtgtgtgtttgagccaCAGCAGCGCTTGTGTTCCTGCTCGTCTAGTGATTGGCAACAACAGATGTAGAAACCATgggaaaggattttttttttaattgattgccACTCCCAGGCAGACGTACAACTGTTGGATTCATGTCAAAATGTAGCAAGACAGATGATGTAAAAATGCAGACATTTAAAGGGGGGAGAAATAATCAGTGCCACATAATTATGGAATAATTACCGGCTGTTAATCAGCTAGGAGGGAAATATTGGCAGTGGGAAGAATTGCGAGCAATTAAACTGATTGGATGGGTAATTTGGAATGGATTATTTAGATATTGCAGAGATTGAAGAATGAGACTGTGGCATGACAGAGGGCTGTTAGTGCAAGAGTGGGTGAAAGGACGTTTGGATGCTCGGCCGGTTTTTAACCACAGAGACATAAATGCATGTCCTTGTGTGACTGGCCTAATTCGCTTGACTTTATGTTATTTGATTACTGGCTTGTTACAGCACAGCGTTTGATGGAGAGTCACTGCGGAGCTCTCCTTGTAGCTGATGCGAAAGCTCTTTGTCTAGGTTAAAGTCTGATGCTTATCCCACTGAGCTAACTAGAGCTGTCAGTGTCAACTTCCTATTTATAGAACAGGCTTCTTCACAAAGACTCAAAGACAATGTGACACCGTATCTGATGCACCAATAGTAGGCACAAGTTAACAAAGCAGGGATGCAGATCTCAGATTTAGCTCCGGCTTTTATTGGAAAAATGGTCCGCGGGTGAGATGGATGAACGTTATATCATCCTGAGCAGTGGTCCAATTTTCAACTGTCCTTACAGTGGATGGttgctggggaaaaaagaaggcAAATTTGGGCTGTTTGTCACTGAGATTTAAGATCCTAAAAACAAAGCTTgactttaaacaaataaaatgtgcatCTGCTCAAATACACACAGCTGTTGTGTTGCTCGCAATTCTTCCCACAATATTTTCCAATATTTCAATccaatattttcaatattaaagGGTGATAATTATTCCATAATAATGTTGCACTGattatttatctctctctaaatgtctgtgtttttccatcatCTGCCCTGCTACATTTGGACATGATGATAACTACAGATGTGTGTCTGCTTGGGAGTACgtggttttatttattcatagcTCCCTAAGCTAGTGTTTGAAGTGGATTTTTGatgaaacactttgttttttcactcacagtgtaaatttaaaacactgtgtaaatatgtataaaaatgaacttgagataattcaaaaacacaagtgatactgtatatatatatatctttattgaCTTAATACCCAGTTAGAGCAGATAATCTGTAAAAACCAACTGTGATGCTTCATTTTGGCTCTACTGTTT from Plectropomus leopardus isolate mb chromosome 24, YSFRI_Pleo_2.0, whole genome shotgun sequence encodes the following:
- the jam2a gene encoding junctional adhesion molecule 2A isoform X1; the encoded protein is MEGTSLYLPIVILLMQCSPSAPVTVSTNQHKVEVHEFSDAVLSCTFRTERDPNPRIEWKKKGKDVSFVYFDGHFRGSFDGRATINGATVTLQRVTQEDAGEYRCEISAPHDTVNLGETNVTLKVLVPPQIPSCEIPSGAVTGSVVQLRCRDQQSIPPATYSWFKDNQLIKPPRHANATYLINSHTGILEFKAVAKEDTGRYSCQASNGVGQPKKCEGKHMTIEDVNVSAVVAAVVVVCLVIIICGCGGLLLHRNGFFSPGHRGRSFWISQCHGAAHISSQTLHRTEDTSNVNYIPPPQEPQDFKHTQSFML
- the jam2a gene encoding junctional adhesion molecule 2A isoform X4, giving the protein MEGTSLYLPIVILLMQCSPSAPVTVSTNQHKVEVHEFSDAVLSCTFRTERDPNPRIEWKKKGKDVSFVYFDGHFRGSFDGRATINGATVTLQRVTQEDAGEYRCEISAPHDTVNLGETNVTLKVLVPPQIPSCEIPSGAVTGSVVQLRCRDQQSIPPATYSWFKDNQLIKPPRHANATYLINSHTGILEFKAVAKEDTGRYSCQASNGVGQPKKCEGKHMTIEDVNVSAVVAAVVVVCLVIIICGCGGLLLHRNGFFSRHRGRSNVNYIPPPQEPQDFKHTQSFML
- the jam2a gene encoding junctional adhesion molecule 2A isoform X3, yielding MEGTSLYLPIVILLMQCSPSAPVTVSTNQHKVEVHEFSDAVLSCTFRTERDPNPRIEWKKKGKDVSFVYFDGHFRGSFDGRATINGATVTLQRVTQEDAGEYRCEISAPHDTVNLGETNVTLKVLVPPQIPSCEIPSGAVTGSVVQLRCRDQQSIPPATYSWFKDNQLIKPPRHANATYLINSHTGILEFKAVAKEDTGRYSCQASNGVGQPKKCEGKHMTIEDVNVSAVVAAVVVVCLVIIICGCGGLLLHRNGFFSPGHRGRSNVNYIPPPQEPQDFKHTQSFML
- the jam2a gene encoding junctional adhesion molecule 2A isoform X2 — translated: MEGTSLYLPIVILLMQCSPSAPVTVSTNQHKVEVHEFSDAVLSCTFRTERDPNPRIEWKKKGKDVSFVYFDGHFRGSFDGRATINGATVTLQRVTQEDAGEYRCEISAPHDTVNLGETNVTLKVLVPPQIPSCEIPSGAVTGSVVQLRCRDQQSIPPATYSWFKDNQLIKPPRHANATYLINSHTGILEFKAVAKEDTGRYSCQASNGVGQPKKCEGKHMTIEDVNVSAVVAAVVVVCLVIIICGCGGLLLHRNGFFSRHRGRSFWISQCHGAAHISSQTLHRTEDTSNVNYIPPPQEPQDFKHTQSFML